The following proteins are co-located in the Maridesulfovibrio sp. genome:
- a CDS encoding ATP-binding protein: protein MTEQNIKISVPDTKERKRRQREYYLAFFCLLVFVALGFVQLKYIGVNSYLFVGLFNLNFILLLIVLFIVVRNGVKLLLERRRRVLGSKLRTRMVLSFMSLSLVPTLLMFFMAMQFVQISVDYWFKNQVEESMVQSLELGRAFYASAQEGLERRGNNILGTIKENRYAWGGKSMKIFLGKKLGEYDLGLLGVVRPDRKKINWYSQGSWDKAWSEINAKVDWDDMQKNPRFWSTIHPMPGNDMVIGILPVDEGKTGFLIIGENIGQGMLYKLDRIVRGLDEYKQLKTLKYPLKMSLYLTLGVTTLLIILGSIWFGFRLSKELSAPIQALAAGSQRIARGDLSVRLEDRSDDELGFMVQSFNRMAEDLEDSQKSLKTANDRLAQQNQELERRGRYMEAVLNNITAGVISLNEEGKISTVNSAIEEMLGIEARFVHGKDPLALLPEGDLASLIAEARSHMATSPFSQWQRQLSLTVEGRHRKFLVNVVALKAGESSTGIVAVFEDITELEKMQRIAAWREVARRIAHEIKNPLTPIKLSAQRLQRKFGPEIEDNVFRESTDLIISQVEHLQQMVQEFSAYAKLPEVRLKPDNIGPLLEEVVSLYRNSHSNIEWSLSFDGELPQLELDREAMRRTLINLLTNAAEALDNCESPTVSITVMHDSTLGWLRIEVQDNGPGLSADERSRMFEPYFSSKKSGTGLGLTIVKSIVTDHRGFIRVKPATPHGTIFVLELPT, encoded by the coding sequence ATGACTGAACAGAATATTAAAATCAGTGTACCCGACACCAAGGAACGCAAACGCAGGCAACGGGAATATTATCTTGCCTTTTTCTGCCTGCTTGTTTTCGTGGCACTGGGCTTTGTACAGCTCAAATACATCGGGGTGAACTCCTACCTTTTCGTAGGACTGTTCAACCTGAACTTCATCCTGCTGCTCATTGTCCTGTTCATCGTGGTCCGCAACGGAGTTAAGCTGCTCCTTGAACGACGGCGCAGAGTACTCGGTTCCAAGCTGCGAACGCGCATGGTCCTCTCCTTCATGTCCCTTTCCCTTGTGCCGACCCTGCTCATGTTTTTCATGGCTATGCAGTTTGTGCAGATTTCCGTGGATTACTGGTTCAAAAATCAGGTTGAAGAATCCATGGTCCAGTCACTTGAACTGGGAAGAGCCTTTTATGCCTCGGCACAGGAAGGTCTGGAAAGGCGCGGGAATAATATTCTCGGAACCATCAAGGAAAACCGCTATGCATGGGGCGGTAAATCCATGAAAATTTTTCTCGGTAAAAAACTTGGAGAATACGACCTCGGCCTGCTTGGGGTTGTCCGCCCGGACCGTAAGAAAATCAACTGGTACTCACAAGGATCATGGGACAAGGCCTGGTCGGAGATTAATGCCAAGGTTGATTGGGATGACATGCAAAAAAATCCCCGTTTCTGGTCCACCATCCACCCCATGCCCGGTAACGACATGGTTATCGGTATTCTGCCCGTAGATGAAGGCAAAACAGGATTTCTGATCATCGGGGAAAATATCGGGCAGGGCATGCTCTACAAACTGGACCGAATTGTACGCGGCCTTGATGAATACAAGCAGCTCAAAACGCTGAAATATCCGCTCAAGATGAGTCTCTATCTGACTCTGGGCGTTACCACCCTGCTGATTATCCTCGGGTCCATCTGGTTCGGATTCCGTCTTTCCAAAGAGCTTTCCGCGCCTATTCAGGCTCTGGCGGCTGGTTCACAACGCATTGCCCGAGGCGACCTTTCCGTTCGTCTTGAAGACCGTTCCGACGATGAGCTGGGCTTCATGGTTCAATCATTCAACCGCATGGCTGAAGACCTTGAAGACAGCCAGAAAAGCCTGAAAACCGCCAATGACAGGCTGGCACAGCAGAATCAGGAACTGGAACGCAGAGGCCGCTATATGGAAGCGGTGCTCAACAACATCACCGCCGGAGTCATCTCCCTCAACGAAGAGGGTAAAATCAGCACCGTCAACTCCGCCATTGAAGAGATGCTGGGTATCGAAGCGCGCTTTGTACACGGTAAAGATCCGCTGGCCCTTCTCCCGGAAGGAGATCTGGCCTCGCTTATTGCCGAAGCCCGCTCGCACATGGCAACCAGCCCCTTCTCACAGTGGCAAAGACAGCTTTCCCTCACCGTGGAAGGCAGGCATAGAAAATTTCTGGTCAACGTTGTGGCTCTCAAGGCCGGAGAATCCAGCACCGGTATCGTCGCCGTGTTCGAAGATATTACCGAGCTGGAAAAAATGCAGCGCATTGCAGCATGGCGCGAGGTAGCCAGACGCATAGCACACGAGATCAAGAACCCGCTCACGCCTATCAAACTTTCGGCCCAGCGTTTGCAGCGTAAATTCGGACCTGAGATCGAAGATAATGTTTTCCGGGAATCCACAGACCTGATCATTTCCCAAGTTGAACATCTGCAACAGATGGTTCAGGAGTTTTCCGCCTACGCCAAACTGCCGGAAGTACGACTCAAACCGGACAACATCGGACCTCTGCTTGAAGAGGTCGTCAGCCTTTACCGCAACAGCCACAGCAATATTGAATGGTCCCTGAGCTTTGACGGCGAACTGCCGCAGTTGGAACTGGACCGCGAGGCCATGCGCCGAACCCTGATCAACCTGCTGACAAATGCTGCTGAAGCCTTGGATAACTGCGAATCACCCACAGTCTCAATCACTGTCATGCATGACTCCACCCTTGGCTGGCTGCGAATCGAAGTTCAGGATAACGGCCCAGGACTTTCTGCTGATGAAAGATCCAGAATGTTCGAACCATACTTTTCCAGCAAAAAGAGCGGTACCGGACTGGGGCTGACCATTGTCAAATCAATTGTCACTGACCATCGCGGATTTATCAGGGTCAAACCGGCTACCCCACATGGGACCATATTCGTGCTGGAGCTGCCTACCTGA
- a CDS encoding DUF4390 domain-containing protein: MKAETSMIKTAQQICPLSKGWRVLLLWLGFFVLFLPSAAQASSLQLKNMVLDNQAGSIMARFGIELTADAQVEDALQNGMKLKLICEASLFEHKNVWLDSKVASKTYNDKLYFDSLSNQFVLEKPGAKILKNKSLSILLREEWKSFVLDLGPWSTLKRGERYNLRLNVRLDRTEVPAWLKSTLFFWSWDIIPAATYQLDFTY, translated from the coding sequence ATGAAAGCAGAAACATCAATGATAAAAACGGCTCAGCAAATATGCCCACTCTCCAAAGGCTGGAGAGTCCTGCTCCTGTGGCTGGGCTTTTTCGTCCTTTTCCTCCCGTCTGCTGCACAGGCCAGCTCTCTGCAACTCAAAAACATGGTCCTTGATAATCAGGCCGGTTCCATCATGGCCAGATTCGGAATTGAGCTCACCGCCGATGCACAAGTGGAAGATGCCCTGCAGAACGGCATGAAGCTCAAACTTATCTGCGAGGCTTCCCTTTTTGAACATAAGAATGTCTGGCTGGACTCAAAAGTCGCAAGCAAAACATACAATGATAAGCTTTATTTCGACTCTCTCTCCAACCAGTTTGTGCTGGAAAAACCCGGAGCTAAAATATTAAAAAACAAAAGCCTGTCCATACTTTTACGCGAAGAATGGAAAAGCTTTGTCCTTGATTTAGGCCCATGGTCCACTCTCAAGCGCGGGGAACGATACAACCTGCGCCTGAACGTACGCCTCGACCGCACAGAAGTCCCGGCATGGCTCAAGAGCACTCTCTTTTTCTGGTCTTGGGACATAATCCCTGCCGCCACCTACCAGTTGGATTTCACCTACTGA
- a CDS encoding DUF748 domain-containing protein, with protein sequence MLKKIRTHWNRLNRPGKIGLIVAGLLILYTLIGFFLIPFTIKKVALSKLPSVLNREVRIERVDLNPYTLQLTVHGFEIAKKEGEGNLFSFKLFDLNLDSFSLFRLSLILDRIKIVDPQIDLAVFRGGSSVSDLIPEGDVEEQPEEDKEEKSLFPFIIRDLVVSNGTCKVYDKVRDVHHEISSLDLFVPFTSSLIRDNEKQVQPSLDMIINGTPFVLKGHTLPFNQSLKTQFDFSLKDAQLAEYWPYLPIYETTELKSGSLSSDLVLSFERGESILPRVQISGKANITNFDLAARKGHSLLKFKDLDVELEEVRILQRILKVSSIRLSDPYLKVGLKEDGSPDLLDYIAPSIEAGEKSKMTEDGGKEESGPAVAALVKDFRLDNGLVDFTDNAFGKGFNKKIGPIMVHAGNVSTVENAAGSWDFHIGSNATEVISGQGGLSVIPLSVNGSVAVEDLDIPDYHVYLDDPLPLDVAKGKVGLGSDFQLGMQNGTSVRLENIRVNVDGLELQPKGGGKKLIGLGGFAMSNGTVDLQEKSVVIDSIDLKKLLIRLMRDKKGIDLIKQIEQHQKNAKNVGVPAKQQDEAADPADAEAEQWRVALNRFQLADSEIEFTDRAATQKTVTSISDIKIGVNGLTFPEENPLKLTLSALINKRGSIKIDGQAGPQSLKGKGSLQLRKLRLRDFNGYLPPQMQMNIARGHVDVTGNWDFSAANEPVAGYTGKVQLKDLLIRDNKGNKQFFHLEDLAVREIDFRSAPLRVKVGSIAVLAPKANLEREQDGTINIARMLTGKRAVPVDEEALEKQAELAAEKSEVAQAEGATPADGVAELKEPTAEEKQGNVVSIDEIFMSNGTVSFKDYTVSPAFELDITKMRSAVRGLELPHGERTDISFNATLDRQSPLVAEGYLQPTAEGADTDINVSVANLDMTQLSPYTEKFIAYPVSTGMLSSDVGVKLRGKFIAVNNVFDIYQFEVGDKVDNPDAPNIPIGLGLALLRDSSGNIRLDIPVEGDLSDPQFKLGKVIARAIVNLLVKAVTSPFALIGALVGGGENMDVMAFEAGKAGFKEGEQSKIESVAKAMADRPGLKLEISGFTAPEDIPAMEEAEFRRQVAMPKFLELEGDENAPKSVDDVVVTEEEYPEYLETAYKDATFERPTNFLGIVVAQPVPDMEKALRDHIKVTDTQLADLARRRSEMVRTFLVEKSGIAPERVFLKGMSATGKGAGPRVELGLQ encoded by the coding sequence ATGCTCAAAAAAATACGCACACATTGGAACAGGTTGAATCGTCCGGGTAAGATTGGATTGATAGTCGCCGGGCTGCTGATTCTTTATACGCTCATCGGTTTTTTCCTCATTCCATTTACCATCAAGAAGGTTGCTCTTTCCAAGCTTCCCTCTGTACTGAACAGGGAAGTGCGTATTGAGCGGGTTGATTTGAACCCCTATACCTTGCAGCTGACCGTTCATGGGTTTGAGATCGCCAAGAAAGAGGGTGAAGGAAATCTGTTCTCTTTTAAGCTTTTTGACTTGAATCTTGATTCTTTTTCCTTGTTCCGTCTTTCTCTTATTCTGGATAGAATCAAAATAGTGGACCCCCAGATTGATCTTGCTGTTTTCAGGGGCGGCAGCAGTGTCTCCGATCTTATCCCGGAAGGTGATGTTGAGGAGCAGCCGGAGGAAGACAAGGAAGAAAAAAGCCTTTTTCCCTTTATCATCCGTGATCTGGTTGTAAGCAACGGTACCTGCAAGGTTTATGATAAGGTGCGTGATGTGCACCATGAAATTTCCAGCCTTGATTTGTTTGTGCCGTTTACATCTTCCCTTATTCGCGACAATGAGAAGCAGGTCCAGCCAAGTCTTGATATGATCATCAACGGCACTCCTTTTGTACTGAAGGGGCATACCCTGCCGTTTAACCAGAGCTTGAAGACCCAATTTGACTTTTCCCTTAAAGATGCGCAGCTGGCCGAGTACTGGCCTTACCTGCCTATTTACGAAACTACCGAGCTGAAGAGCGGTAGCCTGAGTTCTGATCTTGTCCTGTCTTTTGAGCGCGGAGAATCCATTCTGCCGAGGGTGCAGATCAGCGGTAAAGCCAATATCACCAATTTTGATCTTGCAGCTAGAAAAGGTCATTCCCTGCTCAAATTTAAAGACCTTGATGTGGAGCTGGAGGAAGTTCGCATACTGCAGCGTATACTGAAAGTTTCATCAATCCGTTTGAGTGATCCGTATCTTAAGGTCGGACTCAAGGAGGACGGTAGTCCGGACCTGCTTGATTATATTGCCCCCTCCATTGAAGCCGGGGAAAAATCAAAAATGACCGAAGACGGTGGCAAGGAAGAATCCGGTCCTGCCGTGGCTGCACTAGTCAAGGATTTCAGGCTTGATAACGGGCTGGTGGATTTCACTGACAATGCTTTCGGTAAAGGGTTCAACAAGAAAATCGGGCCGATCATGGTCCATGCCGGGAATGTGAGCACTGTAGAGAATGCAGCCGGGAGCTGGGATTTCCATATCGGTTCGAATGCTACTGAAGTTATCAGCGGTCAGGGCGGTTTGTCTGTTATTCCCCTGTCTGTAAACGGCTCTGTGGCCGTAGAGGATCTGGATATTCCTGATTACCATGTTTATCTGGACGATCCCCTGCCTCTGGATGTTGCCAAGGGCAAGGTCGGGCTGGGCAGTGATTTTCAGCTCGGCATGCAGAACGGAACTTCCGTGCGGTTGGAAAATATCAGGGTCAATGTTGATGGGCTTGAACTTCAACCTAAGGGCGGCGGCAAGAAACTGATCGGTCTCGGTGGATTCGCCATGAGCAATGGTACTGTTGATTTACAGGAAAAGTCCGTGGTCATAGATTCAATTGACCTCAAGAAACTCCTTATTCGGCTTATGCGCGATAAAAAGGGGATAGACCTGATCAAGCAGATCGAACAGCACCAGAAGAATGCGAAAAATGTCGGCGTTCCTGCTAAACAGCAGGACGAAGCTGCGGACCCTGCTGATGCGGAGGCAGAGCAATGGAGGGTGGCCTTAAACAGGTTTCAGCTCGCTGATTCAGAGATTGAATTCACTGACCGGGCAGCCACCCAAAAGACAGTCACCAGCATCAGTGATATCAAGATCGGAGTTAACGGGCTGACTTTTCCGGAAGAGAATCCGCTTAAGCTGACTCTTTCCGCTCTCATCAACAAGCGCGGTTCCATAAAGATAGACGGGCAGGCCGGGCCGCAGTCACTCAAGGGAAAGGGCAGCTTGCAGCTTCGCAAGCTCCGCCTGAGGGATTTCAATGGCTACCTGCCACCGCAGATGCAGATGAATATTGCTCGCGGGCATGTGGATGTTACCGGTAATTGGGATTTCTCTGCGGCAAATGAACCTGTTGCAGGATACACCGGCAAGGTTCAGCTTAAGGATTTGCTCATCCGCGACAACAAGGGAAATAAGCAATTTTTCCATCTGGAAGATTTAGCTGTACGCGAGATTGATTTTCGTTCCGCGCCGCTTAGGGTCAAGGTCGGCTCTATTGCCGTGCTGGCACCCAAGGCTAATCTGGAGCGGGAGCAGGACGGCACAATAAATATTGCGCGTATGCTGACCGGAAAGCGGGCTGTTCCTGTGGACGAAGAAGCTCTGGAAAAGCAGGCCGAGCTTGCAGCGGAAAAATCCGAGGTTGCACAGGCGGAAGGCGCTACCCCGGCTGATGGGGTTGCTGAACTTAAAGAACCCACCGCAGAGGAGAAGCAGGGTAACGTTGTATCCATAGATGAAATTTTTATGAGCAACGGCACAGTATCCTTCAAGGATTACACTGTTTCTCCGGCTTTTGAGCTGGATATCACCAAGATGCGTTCAGCCGTGCGAGGGCTTGAGTTGCCCCATGGCGAGCGTACCGATATTTCATTCAACGCCACACTTGATAGGCAATCCCCGCTGGTGGCTGAAGGGTATTTACAACCTACGGCAGAAGGTGCGGATACTGATATCAATGTTTCCGTCGCAAATTTGGATATGACCCAGCTTTCGCCATACACCGAGAAGTTCATTGCCTATCCGGTCAGTACCGGGATGCTCAGCTCAGATGTTGGGGTGAAGTTGCGCGGCAAGTTCATTGCTGTGAATAATGTTTTTGATATTTATCAGTTTGAGGTCGGCGACAAGGTGGATAATCCCGATGCGCCCAACATCCCCATCGGTCTGGGGCTGGCCTTGCTCAGGGACAGCAGCGGCAATATCAGGCTCGATATCCCTGTAGAGGGCGATCTTTCCGATCCTCAGTTCAAGCTGGGTAAAGTCATAGCACGGGCTATCGTCAATCTGCTGGTCAAGGCCGTAACTTCGCCTTTTGCCTTGATCGGTGCACTGGTGGGTGGTGGTGAGAATATGGATGTCATGGCCTTTGAGGCCGGCAAGGCCGGTTTTAAGGAAGGCGAGCAGTCCAAAATTGAGTCAGTTGCCAAGGCCATGGCTGATCGTCCGGGTCTTAAGCTGGAGATCAGCGGCTTTACCGCGCCGGAGGATATTCCGGCCATGGAAGAAGCCGAGTTCCGCAGGCAGGTTGCCATGCCCAAGTTCCTTGAACTTGAAGGCGATGAGAATGCGCCCAAGTCTGTTGACGATGTGGTGGTAACTGAGGAAGAGTATCCCGAATATCTGGAAACGGCATACAAGGATGCCACTTTTGAAAGGCCGACCAACTTTCTAGGCATTGTGGTTGCCCAGCCCGTACCGGATATGGAAAAAGCCCTGCGTGATCATATCAAGGTCACTGATACGCAACTGGCCGACCTTGCGCGGCGCAGGTCTGAGATGGTGCGCACCTTCTTGGTAGAGAAGTCCGGCATTGCCCCCGAACGGGTATTCCTCAAAGGAATGTCTGCCACCGGAAAGGGAGCCGGACCGCGTGTTGAGCTTGGGTTGCAGTAA
- a CDS encoding YtxH domain-containing protein: protein MSWLKKMAYVLCLVALLGAVSGCGEEGPAEKAGKKIDEAMDQAKDKMDDMGDDAKSAFDDLKKKANEAMDN, encoded by the coding sequence ATGAGTTGGTTGAAAAAAATGGCTTATGTTTTGTGTCTGGTCGCTCTTTTGGGGGCTGTCTCCGGTTGTGGTGAGGAAGGACCTGCGGAAAAGGCCGGAAAGAAGATTGATGAGGCCATGGATCAGGCTAAGGATAAGATGGATGACATGGGCGATGATGCTAAAAGCGCATTTGATGATCTGAAAAAGAAAGCAAACGAGGCTATGGATAATTAG
- a CDS encoding BC1872 family protein: MAEYTYESLEALLKEKLGDAMPERAMEDIHDALKITEKMEEEGWKFQLEDLSRGSMTETDWRATLKKDGKEFAGQSDHAALAVCVAVADAIVG, translated from the coding sequence ATGGCTGAATATACATACGAAAGTCTGGAAGCACTGCTCAAGGAAAAACTTGGCGACGCCATGCCCGAACGGGCCATGGAAGATATTCATGATGCGTTGAAGATCACCGAGAAGATGGAAGAAGAGGGCTGGAAATTTCAGCTCGAAGATTTAAGTCGTGGCAGCATGACTGAAACCGATTGGCGCGCGACTCTCAAGAAAGACGGCAAGGAGTTTGCCGGACAGAGCGATCATGCTGCATTGGCTGTTTGTGTTGCTGTGGCGGATGCGATTGTGGGGTAG
- the tkt gene encoding transketolase, with the protein MSNNQLDQKAVNVVKGLIMDSIRKANSGHPGGSMSSADFAYVLYKDFLKFDPSNPEWADRDRFVMAAGHESPLLYSILHLCGFLTIEDLKQFRQLDSITPGHPEHDMTPGVEATSGPLGQGFCVGVGMATAEAFLNANTNNDVVDHYTYVLSSDGDFQEPVALGAATLAGLWGLGKLIVYYDSNDIQLAGPTSKCDCTDFKKVFEAMCWHVVEIDGHDHEAIRAAVKAGQAETSKPTIIIGKTVMAKGAATCEGSHSTHGSPLSHEEIEATKKCFGLPEKETFYVPEDVVEHFQARFPDLKALAAQWKEKSDAVLAADEKIAAFWAQANTPRGEIKLELPEFEAGQSIATRKAWGACLDAITDALPTLVGGSADLDPSNQTANFRKKVGDFAIDGKTARNLAFGVREFPMSVILNGMALHGGVIPFGATFLTFSDYCRNGMRMSALQHLPVIYIYTHDSFYVGEDGPTHQPIEHVASLRLIPNMLVLRPADARETAACLEIAMAQEKRPSSLMLTRQGLPVLGKDEYPQVEEGVKRGGYIVKDCEGTPDMIAIAAGSEVSMAIEAASMIEGKKIRVVSMPSVELFEEQDQEYKDSVLDPNVRTRIAAEAGRPEGWYKYVGMDGAVLGIDHFGASAPAAQLAEKYGFTAANLAEMMKKQF; encoded by the coding sequence ATGAGTAACAACCAGTTGGACCAGAAAGCGGTCAACGTTGTAAAAGGTTTGATCATGGACTCCATCCGCAAGGCCAATTCCGGCCATCCCGGCGGTTCCATGTCTTCCGCGGACTTCGCCTACGTCCTGTACAAGGACTTCCTTAAATTCGATCCCAGCAATCCCGAGTGGGCTGACCGCGACCGTTTTGTAATGGCTGCAGGTCACGAATCCCCGCTGCTCTACTCCATCCTGCACCTCTGCGGATTCCTGACCATCGAAGACCTCAAGCAGTTCCGCCAGCTGGATTCCATCACCCCCGGCCACCCCGAACACGACATGACTCCCGGCGTTGAAGCCACTTCCGGCCCCCTCGGTCAGGGTTTCTGTGTCGGTGTAGGTATGGCTACCGCTGAGGCTTTCCTTAACGCCAATACCAACAATGACGTTGTAGACCACTACACCTATGTTCTCTCTTCCGACGGTGACTTTCAGGAGCCTGTAGCACTCGGTGCTGCAACCCTCGCCGGACTCTGGGGACTGGGCAAACTCATTGTTTACTACGATTCCAACGACATCCAGCTCGCAGGCCCCACCAGCAAGTGCGACTGCACCGACTTCAAAAAAGTTTTCGAAGCCATGTGCTGGCACGTTGTGGAAATCGACGGTCACGATCACGAAGCCATCCGCGCAGCTGTAAAAGCCGGTCAGGCTGAAACTTCCAAGCCGACCATCATCATCGGCAAAACCGTAATGGCGAAAGGTGCCGCTACCTGCGAAGGCAGCCACTCCACCCACGGTTCTCCTCTTTCTCACGAAGAAATCGAAGCAACCAAGAAATGCTTCGGTCTTCCCGAAAAAGAAACTTTCTACGTACCCGAGGATGTTGTTGAACATTTTCAGGCTCGTTTCCCCGATCTCAAAGCACTGGCAGCCCAGTGGAAAGAAAAATCCGACGCAGTGCTCGCTGCTGACGAAAAAATCGCTGCTTTCTGGGCACAGGCCAACACTCCCCGCGGCGAGATCAAACTCGAACTGCCTGAATTCGAAGCAGGTCAGTCCATTGCTACCCGTAAGGCCTGGGGCGCATGCCTCGACGCTATCACCGACGCTCTGCCCACTCTCGTGGGTGGTTCCGCGGACCTCGATCCCTCCAACCAGACTGCGAACTTCCGCAAAAAGGTTGGCGACTTCGCTATCGACGGCAAAACCGCACGCAACCTCGCTTTCGGTGTCCGTGAATTCCCCATGTCCGTTATCCTCAACGGTATGGCTCTCCACGGCGGCGTAATCCCCTTCGGTGCAACCTTCCTGACCTTCTCCGACTACTGCCGTAACGGTATGCGCATGTCTGCTCTGCAGCACCTGCCGGTCATCTACATCTACACCCACGATTCTTTCTACGTAGGTGAAGACGGCCCGACCCACCAGCCCATCGAGCACGTAGCATCCCTGCGTCTCATCCCGAACATGCTGGTGCTCCGCCCCGCAGATGCACGCGAAACCGCAGCATGCCTCGAAATCGCAATGGCACAGGAGAAACGTCCTTCCTCCCTCATGCTCACCCGTCAGGGACTTCCTGTCCTCGGCAAAGATGAATACCCGCAGGTAGAAGAAGGCGTTAAGCGCGGCGGTTACATCGTAAAAGATTGCGAAGGCACCCCGGACATGATCGCCATTGCCGCAGGTTCCGAAGTATCCATGGCTATCGAAGCCGCTTCCATGATCGAAGGCAAAAAGATCCGCGTGGTCTCCATGCCTTCCGTAGAACTCTTCGAAGAGCAGGATCAGGAATACAAGGATTCCGTACTTGATCCCAACGTACGCACCCGCATCGCCGCAGAAGCAGGCCGCCCCGAAGGCTGGTACAAATACGTCGGCATGGACGGCGCAGTACTCGGCATCGACCACTTCGGCGCATCCGCACCCGCAGCACAGCTCGCAGAGAAATACGGTTTCACCGCCGCCAACCTCGCCGAGATGATGAAGAAACAGTTCTAG
- the rpiB gene encoding ribose 5-phosphate isomerase B: protein MAGKVVIGSDHGGFTLKAFAIKLLSDMGYDVIDAGPEEAVSCDYPVYAEKVAEMVTGEDIPGILICGTGLGMSMAANKIKGIRAAMCTNEYMAKMARAHNNANILCLGERVIGPGLAEEIIRAFMTSEFEGDRHLRRINLFDK from the coding sequence ATGGCCGGTAAAGTTGTAATCGGTTCGGACCACGGGGGCTTCACCCTCAAAGCATTCGCCATCAAACTGCTCAGCGACATGGGTTATGATGTAATCGATGCCGGACCCGAAGAAGCTGTCAGCTGCGACTATCCTGTTTACGCCGAAAAAGTAGCCGAAATGGTTACCGGGGAAGATATTCCCGGAATCCTGATCTGCGGAACTGGACTGGGAATGTCCATGGCTGCTAATAAAATCAAGGGCATCCGTGCTGCCATGTGTACTAATGAGTACATGGCCAAGATGGCCCGTGCGCACAACAACGCAAACATCCTCTGTCTCGGTGAACGAGTGATCGGGCCCGGATTGGCGGAAGAAATCATCCGCGCCTTCATGACTTCCGAGTTTGAAGGTGATCGGCACCTGCGCAGAATCAATCTTTTCGATAAATAG